One part of the Hydra vulgaris chromosome 01, alternate assembly HydraT2T_AEP genome encodes these proteins:
- the LOC136074086 gene encoding uncharacterized protein LOC136074086 has protein sequence MEQSLQQETFNLLPEIVLSESDSESVISSSSEIWEPARSPSGIYNLWKFPKFAIELIRNDIGSSIGAALGNALLLDLSGLFNDPAIISSLVLDKSKIDRQKKSVKVLSDLKSFENNREFVCLGVDGKIDNETLVIREIKREDGEVVLKRSTEKEHHMTVTKELLPNLYSGEYLTHKVLPIVGATEKSKLSAYTKFLKSMIL, from the exons ATGGAACAATCATTACAACaagaaacatttaatttacTTCCAGAAATAGTATTATCAGAATCTGATTCAGAATCTGTTATTTCTAGCTCAAGTGAG ATATGGGAGCCTGCAAGAAGTCCATCAGGAATTTACAATCTTTGGAAGTTTCCAAAGTTTGCTATTGAGTTGATCAGAAACGATATAGGAAGTTCGATTGGAGCTGCATTAGGGAATGCTCTTTTGCTCGATCTATCAGGACTGTTTAATGATCCAGCAATTATATCAAGTTTAGTTTTAGACAAATCCAAAATAGACAGACAAAAAAAGTCAGTTAAAGTATTGTCAGACTTGAAATCCTTTGAAAATAACAGAGAGTTTGTTTGCCTTGGTGTTGATGGTAAAATTGATAATGAAACTTTAGTTATaagagaaataaaaagagaagaTGGTGAGGTTGTGTTAAAGAGATCAACAGAGAAAGAACATCACATGACTGTGACTAAAGAACTTCTCCCTAACCTTTACAGTGGGGAGTATCTTACTCACAAAGTTTTACCTATTGTTGGAGCAACAGAAAAAAGCAAGCTCAGTGCCTATACGAAGTTCTTGAAGAGTATGATTCTTTAA
- the LOC100200689 gene encoding probable oxidoreductase: MCSHFGENTTALEVVEGINLKGYEVIVTGGNSGIGVETIRALAKAGARCVLCTRDLDKGHQVAKEIISSTGNDQIEVEQLELDSLESVDSFVQRFLAKNRPLNILINNAGVMACPKSFTKNGFETQFGVNHLGHFALTIGLLPALKEGAKLMCKKSRVINVSSIAHAYANIDFNDIHFTKGREYEAFVSYGQSKTCNCLFSLALTKRYFDDGIASNSVMPGVIMTNLQRYISTDDLKKKGVIDSNGKPLINLKSVEAGASTSVWAAVSLDLEGKAGLYLENCAISTEESNIEKIRAEILGYAHYIMDNDAADQLWNVSEELIKSKSL; encoded by the coding sequence ATGTGCAGTCATTTTGGGGAAAACACCACAGCGTTGGAAGTTGTTGAAGGCATCAATTTAAAAGGGTATGAGGTTATTGTCACAGGTGGAAATTCCGGAATCGGTGTCGAAACAATAAGGGCTTTAGCAAAAGCAGGTGCAAGATGTGTTCTTTGTACAAGAGATTTGGATAAAGGACACCAAGTTGCTAAAGAAATAATTTCTTCTACGGGAAACGATCAAATCGAAGTGGAGCAACTCGAATTGGACTCGTTAGAAAGTGTAGATAGCTTTGTGCAAAGATTTCTTGCCAAAAACAGACCGTTAAACATCTTAATTAATAATGCTGGGGTTATGGCGTGTCCTAAATCTTTTACTAAAAATGGATTTGAGACTCAATTTGGTGTTAATCATTTGGGACATTTTGCTTTGACCATTGGACTTTTACCAGCGTTGAAAGAGGGCGCTAAACTTATGTGTAAAAAATCTAGAGTAATTAATGTCAGTTCAATAGCGCATGCATAtgcaaatattgattttaatgacaTTCATTTTACAAAAGGAAGGGAGTATGAAGCATTTGTATCATATGGACAATCAAAAACATGCAATTGTTTGTTTTCATTGGCTCTCACAAAACGGTATTTTGACGATGGTATTGCGTCCAACTCTGTGATGCCTGGAGTTATAATGACCAATTTACAGCGATACATAAGCACAGAtgatctaaaaaagaaaggtgTGATTGATTCAAACGGTAAACctttaataaatcttaaatcaGTAGAGGCTGGAGCCTCAACATCAGTTTGGGCAGCAGTGTCTCTAGATTTGGAAGGAAAGGCAGGTCTTTATTTGGAAAATTGCGCAATTAGTACAGAAGAatcaaacattgaaaaaataagggCGGAGATTTTAGGATATGCGCACTATATTATGGATAACGATGCTGCTGATCAACTATGGAATGTTTCTGAGGAATTAATAAAGAGCAAATCTctttaa